In a single window of the Panthera leo isolate Ple1 chromosome A1, P.leo_Ple1_pat1.1, whole genome shotgun sequence genome:
- the CA1H13orf46 gene encoding uncharacterized protein C13orf46 homolog isoform X3 — protein MMEKDTATHRRHRPGPGAPPSGGAPRHLKAASEMVELQRSRSVGGLLQKGDPLRCVKKLSRELESEDQGRDLQSDTEDASCKADPEEEKQEKNQDSLRKLDPDGGWAGPAEPELESIKLDEPLGKEKPSVFVEIDLGDHAEEVVTGTMKEEKQSQMDMGGSSEDETRTSWVCCIPYSTRRKAKDSV, from the exons ATGATGGAGAAGGACACAGCCACACACAGGAGGCACAGGCCGGGCCCCGGGGCCCCTCCATCGGGGGGAGCCCCCAGACACCTCAAGGCGGCCAGCGAGATGGTCGAGCTGCAGCGCAGCAGGAGCGTGGGTGGCCTGCTGCAGAAGGGGGACCCTCTGCGCTGCGTCAAGAAGCTGAGCAGGGAGCTGG agTCCGAGGACCAGGGAAGAGACCTACAGAGTGACACTGAGGATGCCAGCTG TAAGGCAGAcccagaggaagagaagcaggaaaagaatcAGGACTCCCTCAGGAAGTTGGACCCTGATGGTGGCTGGGCGGGGCCGGCG GAACCGGAGTTGGAGTCCATAAAGCTGGATGAGCCTTTGGGAAAAGAG AAACCATCTGTGTTTGTGGAGATTGATCTGGGAGACCATGCGGAGGAG GTGGTCACAGGCACCATGAAAGAAGAGAAGCAGTCCCAGATGGACATGGGGGGTTCATCAGAAGACGA GACCAGGACCAGCTGGGTGTGCTGCATCCCTTACTCCACCAGAAGGAAGGCCAAGGACAGTGTGTAA
- the CA1H13orf46 gene encoding uncharacterized protein C13orf46 homolog isoform X4: MMEKDTATHRRHRPGPGAPPSGGAPRHLKAASEMVELQRSRSVGGLLQKGDPLRCVKKLSRELESEDQGRDLQSDTEDASCKADPEEEKQEKNQDSLRKLDPDGGWAGPAEPELESIKLDEPLGKEKPSVFVEIDLGDHAEEVVTGTMKEEKQSQMDMGGSSEDEAPMTTQV; this comes from the exons ATGATGGAGAAGGACACAGCCACACACAGGAGGCACAGGCCGGGCCCCGGGGCCCCTCCATCGGGGGGAGCCCCCAGACACCTCAAGGCGGCCAGCGAGATGGTCGAGCTGCAGCGCAGCAGGAGCGTGGGTGGCCTGCTGCAGAAGGGGGACCCTCTGCGCTGCGTCAAGAAGCTGAGCAGGGAGCTGG agTCCGAGGACCAGGGAAGAGACCTACAGAGTGACACTGAGGATGCCAGCTG TAAGGCAGAcccagaggaagagaagcaggaaaagaatcAGGACTCCCTCAGGAAGTTGGACCCTGATGGTGGCTGGGCGGGGCCGGCG GAACCGGAGTTGGAGTCCATAAAGCTGGATGAGCCTTTGGGAAAAGAG AAACCATCTGTGTTTGTGGAGATTGATCTGGGAGACCATGCGGAGGAG GTGGTCACAGGCACCATGAAAGAAGAGAAGCAGTCCCAGATGGACATGGGGGGTTCATCAGAAGACGA GGCCCCGATGACCACCCAGGTGTGA
- the CA1H13orf46 gene encoding uncharacterized protein C13orf46 homolog isoform X2, with product MMEKDTATHRRHRPGPGAPPSGGAPRHLKAASEMVELQRSRSVGGLLQKGDPLRCVKKLSRELESEDQGRDLQSDTEDASCKADPEEEKQEKNQDSLRKLDPDGGWAGPAEPELESIKLDEPLGKEVVTGTMKEEKQSQMDMGGSSEDDKTRSPHPISQQLGQTVKWEEAEDQDQLGVLHPLLHQKEGQGQCVTALDEGPDDHPGVSH from the exons ATGATGGAGAAGGACACAGCCACACACAGGAGGCACAGGCCGGGCCCCGGGGCCCCTCCATCGGGGGGAGCCCCCAGACACCTCAAGGCGGCCAGCGAGATGGTCGAGCTGCAGCGCAGCAGGAGCGTGGGTGGCCTGCTGCAGAAGGGGGACCCTCTGCGCTGCGTCAAGAAGCTGAGCAGGGAGCTGG agTCCGAGGACCAGGGAAGAGACCTACAGAGTGACACTGAGGATGCCAGCTG TAAGGCAGAcccagaggaagagaagcaggaaaagaatcAGGACTCCCTCAGGAAGTTGGACCCTGATGGTGGCTGGGCGGGGCCGGCG GAACCGGAGTTGGAGTCCATAAAGCTGGATGAGCCTTTGGGAAAAGAG GTGGTCACAGGCACCATGAAAGAAGAGAAGCAGTCCCAGATGGACATGGGGGGTTCATCAGAAGACGA CAAGACCCGCTCTCCCCATCCCATCAGCCAACAGCTTGGCCAGACCGTGaagtgggaggaggcagag GACCAGGACCAGCTGGGTGTGCTGCATCCCTTACTCCACCAGAAGGAAGGCCAAGGACAGTGTGTAACAGCTCTGGACGAG GGCCCCGATGACCACCCAGGTGTGAGCCACTGA
- the CA1H13orf46 gene encoding uncharacterized protein C13orf46 homolog isoform X5, translating into MMEKDTATHRRHRPGPGAPPSGGAPRHLKAASEMVELQRSRSVGGLLQKGDPLRCVKKLSRELESEDQGRDLQSDTEDASCKADPEEEKQEKNQDSLRKLDPDGGWAGPAEPELESIKLDEPLGKEVVTGTMKEEKQSQMDMGGSSEDETRTSWVCCIPYSTRRKAKDSV; encoded by the exons ATGATGGAGAAGGACACAGCCACACACAGGAGGCACAGGCCGGGCCCCGGGGCCCCTCCATCGGGGGGAGCCCCCAGACACCTCAAGGCGGCCAGCGAGATGGTCGAGCTGCAGCGCAGCAGGAGCGTGGGTGGCCTGCTGCAGAAGGGGGACCCTCTGCGCTGCGTCAAGAAGCTGAGCAGGGAGCTGG agTCCGAGGACCAGGGAAGAGACCTACAGAGTGACACTGAGGATGCCAGCTG TAAGGCAGAcccagaggaagagaagcaggaaaagaatcAGGACTCCCTCAGGAAGTTGGACCCTGATGGTGGCTGGGCGGGGCCGGCG GAACCGGAGTTGGAGTCCATAAAGCTGGATGAGCCTTTGGGAAAAGAG GTGGTCACAGGCACCATGAAAGAAGAGAAGCAGTCCCAGATGGACATGGGGGGTTCATCAGAAGACGA GACCAGGACCAGCTGGGTGTGCTGCATCCCTTACTCCACCAGAAGGAAGGCCAAGGACAGTGTGTAA
- the CA1H13orf46 gene encoding uncharacterized protein C13orf46 homolog isoform X1 has protein sequence MMEKDTATHRRHRPGPGAPPSGGAPRHLKAASEMVELQRSRSVGGLLQKGDPLRCVKKLSRELESEDQGRDLQSDTEDASCKADPEEEKQEKNQDSLRKLDPDGGWAGPAEPELESIKLDEPLGKEKPSVFVEIDLGDHAEEVVTGTMKEEKQSQMDMGGSSEDDKTRSPHPISQQLGQTVKWEEAEDQDQLGVLHPLLHQKEGQGQCVTALDEGPDDHPGVSH, from the exons ATGATGGAGAAGGACACAGCCACACACAGGAGGCACAGGCCGGGCCCCGGGGCCCCTCCATCGGGGGGAGCCCCCAGACACCTCAAGGCGGCCAGCGAGATGGTCGAGCTGCAGCGCAGCAGGAGCGTGGGTGGCCTGCTGCAGAAGGGGGACCCTCTGCGCTGCGTCAAGAAGCTGAGCAGGGAGCTGG agTCCGAGGACCAGGGAAGAGACCTACAGAGTGACACTGAGGATGCCAGCTG TAAGGCAGAcccagaggaagagaagcaggaaaagaatcAGGACTCCCTCAGGAAGTTGGACCCTGATGGTGGCTGGGCGGGGCCGGCG GAACCGGAGTTGGAGTCCATAAAGCTGGATGAGCCTTTGGGAAAAGAG AAACCATCTGTGTTTGTGGAGATTGATCTGGGAGACCATGCGGAGGAG GTGGTCACAGGCACCATGAAAGAAGAGAAGCAGTCCCAGATGGACATGGGGGGTTCATCAGAAGACGA CAAGACCCGCTCTCCCCATCCCATCAGCCAACAGCTTGGCCAGACCGTGaagtgggaggaggcagag GACCAGGACCAGCTGGGTGTGCTGCATCCCTTACTCCACCAGAAGGAAGGCCAAGGACAGTGTGTAACAGCTCTGGACGAG GGCCCCGATGACCACCCAGGTGTGAGCCACTGA
- the CA1H13orf46 gene encoding uncharacterized protein C13orf46 homolog isoform X6: protein MMEKDTATHRRHRPGPGAPPSGGAPRHLKAASEMVELQRSRSVGGLLQKGDPLRCVKKLSRELESEDQGRDLQSDTEDASCKADPEEEKQEKNQDSLRKLDPDGGWAGPAEPELESIKLDEPLGKEVVTGTMKEEKQSQMDMGGSSEDEAPMTTQV from the exons ATGATGGAGAAGGACACAGCCACACACAGGAGGCACAGGCCGGGCCCCGGGGCCCCTCCATCGGGGGGAGCCCCCAGACACCTCAAGGCGGCCAGCGAGATGGTCGAGCTGCAGCGCAGCAGGAGCGTGGGTGGCCTGCTGCAGAAGGGGGACCCTCTGCGCTGCGTCAAGAAGCTGAGCAGGGAGCTGG agTCCGAGGACCAGGGAAGAGACCTACAGAGTGACACTGAGGATGCCAGCTG TAAGGCAGAcccagaggaagagaagcaggaaaagaatcAGGACTCCCTCAGGAAGTTGGACCCTGATGGTGGCTGGGCGGGGCCGGCG GAACCGGAGTTGGAGTCCATAAAGCTGGATGAGCCTTTGGGAAAAGAG GTGGTCACAGGCACCATGAAAGAAGAGAAGCAGTCCCAGATGGACATGGGGGGTTCATCAGAAGACGA GGCCCCGATGACCACCCAGGTGTGA